One Campylobacter sp. RM16192 genomic region harbors:
- a CDS encoding DUF1353 domain-containing protein has product MIKRPILKPVGKDKFELVEPYTYRGVEIPIGYKTNGANIPRIFWSIFPPNSPEYLSAIVVHDFMTEGNRTPKEYLRADTCLKDMMLELGVSKIKTWIFYISCRAYHVVRYGGV; this is encoded by the coding sequence GTGATAAAGCGACCTATATTAAAGCCGGTTGGTAAAGACAAGTTTGAGTTAGTAGAACCATATACATATAGGGGAGTAGAAATTCCCATAGGATATAAAACAAACGGAGCAAATATACCTAGAATATTTTGGAGTATATTCCCTCCAAACTCACCTGAATACCTATCAGCTATTGTAGTGCATGACTTTATGACAGAGGGCAATAGAACTCCTAAAGAATATCTTAGGGCTGATACATGCCTTAAGGATATGATGCTAGAGCTTGGGGTTTCTAAGATTAAGACATGGATATTTTACATTAGTTGTAGGGCTTATCATGTGGTTAGGTATGGAGGGGTCTAG
- the nrdD gene encoding anaerobic ribonucleoside-triphosphate reductase has product MSKDKFLEAVKNKRTKCVVYTRVMGYHRPVESFNVGKKGEHKERVKFKERHETNNTKI; this is encoded by the coding sequence ATGTCAAAAGATAAATTTTTAGAAGCAGTAAAAAATAAACGCACTAAATGCGTGGTTTATACTCGTGTAATGGGCTATCACCGTCCCGTAGAAAGCTTTAACGTCGGTAAAAAAGGCGAGCATAAAGAAAGAGTGAAATTTAAGGAAAGACATGAAACTAACAATACGAAGATTTAA
- a CDS encoding DUF5675 family protein: MKLTIRRFKNIFDGTIGKFRLENDGQILLDGYSLEPKGADTTEPNRDRRVPQGLYHISWHQSARFKRTLPLLYNEVVPKKRYILVHAGNFPRDTEGCILLGNRYDEKGVYQSMNTLEAFMSHTKGKLFEVEIINDGV; encoded by the coding sequence ATGAAACTAACAATACGAAGATTTAAAAATATTTTTGATGGCACGATTGGTAAATTTAGGTTAGAAAATGATGGGCAAATTTTGCTTGATGGATACTCTCTTGAGCCAAAGGGTGCAGACACTACCGAGCCAAATAGAGATAGAAGAGTTCCGCAAGGACTGTATCACATCTCTTGGCATCAAAGCGCAAGATTTAAGCGAACATTGCCACTTTTATATAACGAAGTGGTGCCAAAGAAAAGATATATCCTAGTCCATGCCGGTAATTTTCCAAGAGATACTGAAGGCTGTATTCTTTTAGGCAATAGATACGACGAAAAAGGAGTTTATCAAAGCATGAATACGCTTGAAGCCTTTATGTCCCATACAAAAGGCAAACTCTTTGAAGTAGAAATCATAAACGATGGTGTGTAA